The following coding sequences lie in one Rutidosis leptorrhynchoides isolate AG116_Rl617_1_P2 chromosome 6, CSIRO_AGI_Rlap_v1, whole genome shotgun sequence genomic window:
- the LOC139854227 gene encoding uncharacterized protein: MWKIYHEWELKSQTYRTTCYEIQRGLFKVQSTYQRSGEGGTDYTVEFEAKKCTYGRWKHQGLPCSHAISVCSHLQQNAQGMASKLYTTTVWREKYNKYNKSFNPLRDMTYWAPGQWHIRDDATRIIEHRGMKKSKRIHNQMDERERQKPKCDICIAEGHNKNTCPLRN, encoded by the coding sequence ATGTGGAAGATATATCACGAATGGGAACTGAAATCCCAAACATACAGAACAACATGCTATGAAATCCAGAGAGGTTTGTTCAAGGTCCAATCAACCTATCAAAGAAGCGGTGAAGGTGGCACTGATTACACTGTGGAGTTTGAAGCTAAAAAGTGTACATATGGAAGATGGAAACACCAAGGTTTGCCTTGCTCTCATGCCATTTCCGTGTGTAGCCATCTACAACAAAATGCACAGGGAATGGCTAGTAAGTTGTACACAACTACCGTATGGAGAGAGAAATATAACAAATATAACAAGTCATTCAACCCACTCAGAGACATGACTTACTGGGCACCGGGACAATGGCATATTAGGGATGATGCAACAAGAATTATCGAACACAGGGGCATGAAGAAATCAAAACGAATTCATAATCAGATGGATGAACGAGAAAGGCAGAAACCAAAGTGTGATATTTGCATAGCTGAAGGACACAACAAGAATACATGTCCTTTAAGAAATTAG